From the genome of Nicotiana sylvestris chromosome 1, ASM39365v2, whole genome shotgun sequence:
GCAAGAGAATTGCCACTTTTAACAATGATGGATTTCATACAAGAAAAGTTGCAAAGCTGGTTCTATGAAAGAAGGACAACTGCAGAAGGAATATTCCGTGAGATATCAAATTGGGCAGAAGCAACATTGGAAGAAAAAATTAAACCAGCTTTTACATTTAGAGTATTGCCTATTGATCGACTCAAATTCAATGTGAAAGAAGGGGGTATGGAATTTATTGTTGATCTAGACAAAAGAATATGTGATTGTTGTCAATTTCAGCTAGATGAAATACCCTGTGAACATGCAATTACTGCAATTGACAGTATATATCAAAAGAATTTGGCCTTTTTGCTCTGCCTATTATTCAAGGGACTTTTGGTTGATAACATATGAAGGGCAAGTAAATTCTATATGTGATTCATCAACATGGGTTAGATGTGACGACCTGACCCGTCGTCTCATGGGTTACTGCTCCGTTTTCCCAttctcagcttctttatgctttattatccgtatcttatgtgatcgagttggtttagagtggttttgataagaaatgagacacttagtctcttttaagaaggcttaagttggaaaagtcaaccgaatattgacttatgagttagaaggctcggatgtgaattcctacggttcggttagctccgagaggtgatttgtgacttaagagTGTGACCGGaagtgattttggaggtccggtgtagaattaggcttgaattgacgaagttagtattttggcgatttcctgttgataggtgagattttgatccgggagtcggaatggaattccgagagttgttgtagcttcgttaaaTGCTATAGGGAAAATCTGGTTATTTGCATCTTTTGAAACAGCCACTAACAGAATACctctatatttattttttagaaatgtTCCATCAACTGCAATAAGTGGTCTACAATACTTCCACCCAGAAATTGATGCCCCATACTTGAAAAACATGTAGACAAACCTGTTCAATTGAAAAGTAAATAACTTTCAGTTATACCATATGACAAGCTGAATACTAATAACATACTACACAAAAAGCTTAAAGACGACAGACTTCCATTAAAATATACTGAAATCAACCACAACTCAAATATTATATACTGGATTAAAGATCATAATAAAAAAGAAGACGAATAATCACTCAAAAAAGTAATGataaataaaacaaacttctaGGTTAAACAGAACtcatccagtataatatactggacagAAAACTTAAACAAGGCAGACATCCCGTAAAATATACTGGAGTACATCCCATAAAAGCTTACATAAGGCAGATATCCCGTAAAATATATTGGAGAGAAAGCTTACACAAGGCAA
Proteins encoded in this window:
- the LOC138873519 gene encoding uncharacterized protein, producing the protein MFLSDRHKAIANGIAKVFPECYHGICIYHLEKNLKQRRVRNTVLNLFQSAARVYLQSEFDDFMSQIAVVDKKTFIYLMEEPPGRWARSHCPRRRYDMLTTNIVESMNNVLRRARELPLLTMMDFIQEKLQSWFYERRTTAEGIFREISNWAEATLEEKIKPAFTFRVLPIDRLKFNVKEGGMEFIVDLDKRICDCCQFQLDEIPCEHAITAIDSIYQKNLAFLLCLLFKGLLVDNI